In the genome of Sinobacterium caligoides, the window ACCAAAGTACTGGTACAACAAGATGTGCTTAGGCGCCGAGTTGATCCACTCTTCACCACGGATAACGTGGGTTATCTCCATCAGGTGATCGTCAACTACGTTCGCTAGATGGTAAGTCGGCATACCGTCCGCTTTTAGCAAGATTTGCATATCGATCTGCGCCCACTCGATATCGATCTGACCGCGCAGCATATCCTGCACTTCACAGATACCCTCGCGAGGGATATCCATACGTACCACATGAGACTCGCCGGCAGCGATACGGCTGGCGACATCTTCTTTACTCAGATGCTTACAGTGACCGTCATAACCGATGTGCTGTTTGTTGGCAGTCTGCTCGGCACGCAATTCATCAAGGCGTTCAGAGGTACAGAAGCAATGGAAGGCATGCCCCTTATCGACTAACTGCTGAGCGTAATCACCGTAGATCTCACGGCGCTCACTCTGACGGTATGGTCCCTTGCTACCACCACAATCAGGGCCCTCAGCCCAATCGAGCCCCAACCACTTTAGCGAGTCGAGAATTGCCTGCTCAGATTCCGGCGTCGAACGGCTCTGGTCGGTATCTTCGATACGAAGAATGAACTCGCCGCCATGGGCCTTGGCAAAACACTGATTAAACAAGGCGATATATGCGGTACCAACGTGGGGCTCACCAGTCGGCGATGGGGCAATACGGGTGCGGACAGTCATATTGATCTCAATACATTAAAGGGGCTGCGGTCAGCATAGACGGGTCATAGCGCGACTCGACTACAGCAGAAATAGCGCAATTATAAGGCTAACGCGGCAAATAACCACAACTCCATCTTGGAAAAAGCCCAAAAGGTTACTAATATCGAAAAATCAAAGCATTAAAGCTATAACTTGACCTCTAACAAATAGCTGCAGATTAACCAAATAGACTGGTTGTTCAATTTTTGCTCAATCGGGCAACTTATGTTATATTATCACCCTGAATTGATAGCGGCTGCCCCCATGCCCCCTCATCGCGAGAGCACGGTGCAGCTTACAGGACGATACCACTTGATCTAGCAGTACAAGAGCTCGTTCTCGGTTGAGCCGAGACCTCGAAGTGCCAGCTGTTCAGCTGACAGTGCATACAAGCGACTAAACAATACTCTGTATTTATTCCCTTTCGTCTCTAAGTCATTAGGCAACATGAAAATTTATCGGTCTTTTTCCCCGAAAGATTGATGTATTTGTAATGTTGATAATATGGCACAGGTTTTCTTGTGACCCACTGCTCATTTGGTGATTTAATCATCAGATAGCGTACTAACAACTAGGCTAATTTCGAGAAGAACGCATGGCAACTGACAAACATCCTGAGCTTTCTGAGACCGTCACCACGACAGATCAGTCAGATGTGACAACATCCAAGCAGTCTAATAACGCAAGCACTGAGGGTCTAACGAAGACTCTACCCAGTGACAGCGATCAGACTACTATTGCCGATCAACATGCAGATACCGACGATGCCAAGGCTCTAGCCAAAGAGCAAGAAGCGCTAGCTGACGAGAAGCAAGAAAAGCTCGACGACGAATCCAAAAGCGAGGAAGCGTTAGAGACTGAAGCTGAAGAGGAAGTGGTCGATGAGTTAGTCGTCGACGAGGAAGAGCAGTCCGAGGTCAGCGAAGAAGAGCTGGTCAACCGTCGCAGCAATAGCAGCCAACAAGATTTAATCAACGCCACCGTATTCAGCGAGGCCACTGCTGGCTTCGATACTGAAGCACCAGAAAGTACCCCCTTCGACTTTCTCGAAGAGGATAATCTACCTGCCGCCGAAGTCCTCAAGGGTGGTAACAGCAGCCAGGCGCAAGAAGACATCATGCTCGTCAGCCAGGGCAGCATTGGTTCCAGCCGAGCGACGGTATGGCAGGTCGAAAACAACGGCGAAGGTGAGTTCGGTCAGCTGACTGTTTCCGGCAACGGCAACTGGTCCTTCGAGCTGGCTAACGATAACCTCAACGTCCAGGAGCTCGCCCCCGGTGAAGTGCTCAGCCAGACCTTCGTAGTCAGCTTCGCCGACGACTTTGGCCGAGTGATCTCCACTGAGGTTACCGTCTCTGTTGTCGGTACCAACGATGCGCCACAGTTTGTCGGTGATAGCGAGGGCCTGCTTGAAGAGTCAAACGTACTCGGCAGCAGCGGCCAGCTCAACATTGTCGACGTCGATGCTAGCGACCAGCACAGCATCTCCTTCACCGACCACTCAAGTGACTACGGTCAGTTCTTCATCAACCAAGACGGCGCTTGGCGCTATGAACTCAATGAGAGTTACGCCGTCGAGAGCTTGTCGACCGGTGAAACGATCACCGAACAGTACCCGGTCACCGTCACCGATCGGTTTGGTGCCTCAAACACCGAAATCATCACCATCACCATTACTGGTAGCAACGATCTACCGGTGATTGATGCAAGCAGCGTCGTCAGTGGTGCTGTGGCCGAGACAGAACAAAGTAGCGATAACCAAGAAACCCTTGGCTCAACACTCACCAGCACAGGGCAGATGCAGTCATCGGATATCGACGCGCAACAAGGTGGCGTCAATGATCACAGGTGGCAGGTGCTTGAGAACGACAACCTAGGCACACTGACTATTGACCCCATTACCGGTCAATGGCACTACAGTCTCGCCAACGACCTAAGTGAAGTCCAACAACTTGGCCAAGGTGAAACGCTGACAGAAACGTTTCAAGTCAGCGTCGATGATGGCGAAGGTGGTGTCGCCACCGAAACTGTCACGATTACCATAACAGGTAGTAACGATGCGCCGTTCATCGATGCCGAAAGTACCCTCTCAGGCTACGTCGAGGCCGACACAGCAGAGACGATATTACAGACCGGCGGACAACTACAGTCTTCCGATACCGATACGGGTATCGGTGGTCAGACTAATCATCAGTGGGCGATTGTCGACGGTGACAACCGTGTCGGCGAATTAACCATCAACCCTGATACCGGCGAGTGGTCATACCAAGTCGACAAGAACGCGGCAGAGATACTTCACCTCAGTACCGGCCAAACCTTCGAAGAAAGTTTCGTCGTCAGTGTCGACGACGGCCACGGTGGCGTCACCACTGAAACCATCACCGTCACTATCGTCGCCACCAACGAACAGCCTATTATCGAGAGCAGTAGCGTCACTTTCGGCGACGTTCACGAAGATGTCAGCCAAGATAGCAGTGACATGCTAACCAGCCAGGGGGGGATGGTTTCCAGCGACAGCGACAGTTCCATCGGCGGGCTAGGCAG includes:
- a CDS encoding VCBS domain-containing protein gives rise to the protein MATDKHPELSETVTTTDQSDVTTSKQSNNASTEGLTKTLPSDSDQTTIADQHADTDDAKALAKEQEALADEKQEKLDDESKSEEALETEAEEEVVDELVVDEEEQSEVSEEELVNRRSNSSQQDLINATVFSEATAGFDTEAPESTPFDFLEEDNLPAAEVLKGGNSSQAQEDIMLVSQGSIGSSRATVWQVENNGEGEFGQLTVSGNGNWSFELANDNLNVQELAPGEVLSQTFVVSFADDFGRVISTEVTVSVVGTNDAPQFVGDSEGLLEESNVLGSSGQLNIVDVDASDQHSISFTDHSSDYGQFFINQDGAWRYELNESYAVESLSTGETITEQYPVTVTDRFGASNTEIITITITGSNDLPVIDASSVVSGAVAETEQSSDNQETLGSTLTSTGQMQSSDIDAQQGGVNDHRWQVLENDNLGTLTIDPITGQWHYSLANDLSEVQQLGQGETLTETFQVSVDDGEGGVATETVTITITGSNDAPFIDAESTLSGYVEADTAETILQTGGQLQSSDTDTGIGGQTNHQWAIVDGDNRVGELTINPDTGEWSYQVDKNAAEILHLSTGQTFEESFVVSVDDGHGGVTTETITVTIVATNEQPIIESSSVTFGDVHEDVSQDSSDMLTSQGGMVSSDSDSSIGGLGSHTWSVIDGNDSNIGNLSIDPASGEWVYQIANSDSQVQQLGVGETFQESFIVQVDDGLKDGKTTQVITITVTGTNDVPVIEGSSQLTGDVVEDDNASTLSTSGQMVSSDVDADDSLGGLDDHTWSVVADPSSTNLGSLTIDENTGEWTYEIDNGESQVQQLGAGDTFTESFTVQVDDGQGGITTEIVTVTVTGTNDVPVIEGSSQITGNVVEEADTTTLTTSGQMVSSDIDADSATGGLNDHSWSVITDPSSSNIGSLSIDADTGEWTYTIANSESQVQQLGVGESFEEQFTVQVDDGQGGITTEIVTVTVTGTNDVPVIEGSSQLTGDVVEDDNASTLTTSGQMVSSDVDADDSLGGLNDHTWSVIADPSNTNLGSLAIDENTGEWTYEIDNGESQVQQLGAGDTFTESFTVQVDDGQGGITTEIVTVTVTGTNDVPVIEGSSQITGSVTEDDDPTLSTSGQMVSSDIDADSA